One genomic region from Prunus persica cultivar Lovell chromosome G3, Prunus_persica_NCBIv2, whole genome shotgun sequence encodes:
- the LOC109947873 gene encoding transcription factor GTE10-like, giving the protein MMMRSRLTLKLLVMIPCLLYGSFWMTICWRNRKGRRKLNLVKWRFLMSQEGFSHSSMQPCKGNDPGDEEVDIVGGNGAPISSFPPVEIEKDPAHRNSKCSSSSSSSSESGSSSSDSDSGTSSESESNDAKVTASFGEGKENVGTGANSDQKRNDIGDSEIGNGFHENFDLGCRDLRCNSAVIIVVSY; this is encoded by the exons ATGATGATGAGATCGAGGTTGACCTTGAAGCTTTTAGTGATGATACCTTGTTTACTTTACGGAAGCTTTTGGATGACCATCTGCTGGAGAAACAGAAAAGGCAGGCGAAAGCTGAACCTTGTGAAATGGAG ATTCTTAATGAGTCAGGAAGGATTTAGCCACTCATCAATGCAACCATGTAAAG GCAATGACCCAGGCGATGAGGAAGTGGATATTGTTGGTGGGAACGGTGCTCCTATTTCAAGCTTTCCTCCAGTGGAGATAGAGAAAGATCCAGCTCACAGAAACAGTAAATGCAGTAGCTCAAGTAGCTCCAGTAGTGAATCAGGCTCTTCATCCAGTG ATTCTGACTCTGGCACTTCTTCTGAAAGTGAATCAAATGATGCTAAAGTTACAGCTTCATTTGGTGAGGGTAAG GAAAATGTGGGTACTGGAGCAAATTCAGaccaaaagagaaatgatATTGGGGATTCAGAAATTGGCAATG GCTTCCATGAAAATTTTGATCTAGGATGCCGTGATTTGAGGTGTAACTCTGCAGTAATCATAGTAGTTTCTTACTAG